Proteins found in one Brevibacillus brevis genomic segment:
- a CDS encoding MarR family winged helix-turn-helix transcriptional regulator, protein MHQLYDLFLKTGLRPFAFMSDTMQLEEKLTRSDLSTLLILLFRGDLTMSELAAEMGAPLSSMTSIAKRLERKGYIARATSVEDQRVKLVTLTQPGKQLAKESEQMMLTMLGRLQEAFTPEEMEQFTTLLLKAAKVFQDGGPVKPRETKVRSIKINIEE, encoded by the coding sequence ATGCATCAACTATACGACCTCTTTCTGAAAACCGGTTTACGTCCGTTCGCCTTTATGTCCGATACGATGCAGCTGGAAGAAAAACTGACTCGCTCTGATTTGTCGACCCTCCTCATCCTGCTTTTCCGCGGAGACTTGACGATGTCAGAGCTGGCTGCGGAGATGGGGGCGCCGCTTAGTTCGATGACTAGCATCGCGAAACGGCTTGAACGCAAGGGATACATCGCGAGGGCTACCTCTGTAGAGGATCAACGGGTGAAGCTCGTCACGCTAACACAACCAGGCAAACAGCTCGCCAAAGAATCGGAGCAAATGATGCTGACGATGCTGGGAAGGCTTCAAGAGGCATTTACGCCGGAAGAAATGGAGCAATTCACTACCCTTTTACTCAAAGCCGCCAAGGTATTTCAGGACGGAGGACCTGTCAAGCCTCGTGAAACAAAGGTTCGTTCCATCAAGATCAACATTGAGGAATAG
- a CDS encoding small acid-soluble spore protein H — translation MNIQRAKEIAASPVMANVTCDGIPVYIQHIDDDNDMARIYPLNQPDQEMSVPVASLREHSEY, via the coding sequence ATGAATATACAGCGCGCGAAAGAAATCGCCGCTTCGCCCGTTATGGCGAATGTTACCTGCGACGGAATACCTGTATACATCCAGCATATCGATGATGACAACGACATGGCGAGGATTTACCCGCTCAACCAGCCGGATCAGGAGATGAGTGTTCCTGTAGCCAGCTTGCGGGAGCATAGTGAGTACTGA
- a CDS encoding glycosyltransferase — MTSSNDRILMVLDSLRTGGTETYVLSMGKALRKKGVQLFYAGGNGPFYQEFVDAGFLIEPIESAREPLQARRQHLIECYRACMKKHRITIVHVHQTPSGFLAATAANELGIPVVFTLHGTYYPKDEAIKVAQLCSAVISVSKPVQLFWQRRGVKTTLISNGVDVEEFQSGSASKADVPSLPPNAMVVTYVSRLAWQKATVCNMVLRATKTLRSEIPNLHIVVVGSGAQAIHVHELAKALNKAAGEPYIHIVGEQTDVRPYYEISDLVIGTGRVALEAMACGKPVLAIGNHGYVGLVEPSSYELAWDCYFGDHSSVQKPSPSLIDSALRQACSDRSQLKEIGGKGRAWIQNHFHITQKCASLLTVYAQIKNGGGAASMKKILYVGWLGFNNLGDELMWHAFYDLSCKYLDPTQYKVIPSLPGVDLKDLSPYDTVVLGGGSLLIPGYVDVAYRAVEQKKNLWVWGSGFDSQDQVELDSSGRLTNKLITGQDKMSHMLQKIAEHATFFGVRGPLTLQYLQQAGVGERAAISGDPGMLLLPASLPTVVDKSKRSTIGINWGTSYNRIYGKNETAVEDGLVHAAKKLIKAGYDIHLLTMWGPDREAIKRLYKKIDDPAHTILDLELHDHKRMLQLMKGFQATINFKLHANVLSAAAGVPFVCLAYRIKGIDFAYSLDLPELIVSTGEPQLGERILSCTWEAIARKEQIAAKLAASQKKMIENLELPFIQGLL, encoded by the coding sequence TTGACTAGCAGTAATGATCGGATATTGATGGTGCTGGACAGTTTGAGGACAGGCGGAACGGAGACATATGTTCTTAGCATGGGTAAAGCATTGAGGAAAAAAGGCGTGCAACTGTTTTATGCAGGTGGCAATGGCCCTTTTTACCAAGAATTTGTTGATGCAGGCTTTTTGATAGAACCAATAGAATCCGCACGTGAGCCGCTCCAGGCACGCAGACAGCATCTGATCGAGTGTTACCGTGCATGTATGAAGAAGCATCGTATTACCATCGTCCATGTGCACCAGACGCCATCAGGTTTTCTTGCTGCTACGGCAGCCAATGAGCTCGGCATTCCTGTCGTGTTCACCTTGCATGGAACGTACTATCCAAAGGATGAGGCGATAAAAGTAGCCCAGCTCTGCTCCGCTGTTATCAGTGTGAGTAAGCCTGTCCAACTATTCTGGCAAAGGAGAGGGGTAAAAACCACACTCATTTCCAATGGGGTTGATGTGGAAGAGTTTCAGTCTGGCTCTGCAAGTAAGGCTGATGTGCCGTCATTGCCGCCTAATGCCATGGTGGTTACGTACGTGAGCCGGTTGGCTTGGCAAAAAGCGACGGTGTGCAACATGGTGTTGCGGGCAACCAAAACACTGCGGAGTGAAATCCCCAACCTGCATATCGTGGTGGTGGGTTCAGGTGCCCAGGCCATTCATGTTCATGAGTTGGCCAAAGCTCTGAATAAAGCCGCTGGGGAGCCCTATATTCACATTGTGGGGGAGCAAACAGATGTCCGGCCGTATTACGAAATCAGTGATTTGGTGATTGGAACAGGGAGGGTCGCACTCGAAGCGATGGCGTGTGGAAAGCCTGTGCTTGCAATCGGTAATCATGGCTACGTCGGTTTGGTCGAACCTTCGTCTTACGAGTTGGCTTGGGACTGTTACTTCGGTGACCATTCCTCCGTGCAGAAGCCGTCTCCTTCGTTGATTGATAGTGCTTTGCGTCAAGCATGTAGCGACCGGAGTCAATTGAAGGAAATAGGAGGTAAAGGAAGAGCGTGGATTCAAAACCATTTTCATATCACGCAAAAATGTGCCTCCTTGCTTACCGTTTATGCACAAATAAAGAATGGAGGGGGGGCGGCAAGCATGAAAAAAATTTTGTACGTTGGCTGGTTAGGTTTCAACAATTTGGGCGATGAGCTGATGTGGCATGCCTTTTACGATTTGTCATGCAAATACCTCGACCCTACACAATACAAGGTAATACCTTCCCTGCCCGGGGTTGATCTGAAGGATTTAAGCCCATATGACACCGTCGTTTTGGGGGGAGGATCGCTTCTCATCCCGGGGTATGTGGATGTAGCTTATCGTGCTGTTGAACAGAAAAAAAATCTATGGGTCTGGGGAAGCGGATTTGATTCGCAAGATCAAGTCGAGCTGGATTCTTCCGGCAGATTGACGAACAAGCTGATTACTGGCCAAGATAAAATGAGCCACATGCTGCAAAAAATCGCTGAGCACGCCACGTTTTTTGGTGTACGCGGACCACTTACACTCCAATACCTCCAGCAAGCGGGAGTGGGAGAAAGGGCAGCGATTAGCGGAGACCCGGGGATGCTGCTTCTCCCCGCATCATTGCCAACAGTGGTAGATAAAAGCAAGCGATCCACGATTGGCATCAACTGGGGTACGTCCTATAACCGGATTTATGGGAAAAACGAGACCGCAGTAGAGGATGGGCTTGTACATGCAGCCAAGAAGCTGATCAAGGCAGGCTACGATATCCACTTGCTCACCATGTGGGGACCGGATCGGGAAGCCATTAAAAGACTGTACAAAAAAATCGACGATCCAGCTCATACAATCCTCGACCTGGAGCTGCACGATCATAAACGAATGCTGCAACTGATGAAAGGCTTTCAGGCGACGATCAACTTTAAGTTGCATGCGAATGTGTTGAGTGCCGCTGCGGGTGTTCCGTTCGTTTGTTTGGCGTACCGCATTAAGGGCATTGACTTCGCTTATTCACTGGATCTCCCAGAGCTCATCGTGTCAACAGGCGAGCCGCAATTAGGTGAACGAATTCTTTCCTGCACCTGGGAGGCAATCGCACGCAAGGAGCAGATCGCAGCAAAATTGGCGGCGAGTCAGAAAAAAATGATCGAGAATTTGGAGCTGCCGTTCATCCAAGGCTTGCTGTAA
- a CDS encoding glycosyltransferase family 2 protein encodes MARERIEGLVSVVITNFNRAAYIRECLDSILQQTYENWEIVLIDDASTDHSVEVAREWLEESKSFFPRENQVLIHELPRNIGFSGAINVGHYLSRGEFIAIQDSDDFSHILRLSRQVEYLKNHPQVDLVGTNYYAFSSDQPENKQLAGWIKYGDDIRKVYGNGGHCVCHGTCMFRGRLFDQIGGPTRRIEGAEDYEFIAKALNARAGVNNIAEALYYYRTHAEQRSAHYYRKKGG; translated from the coding sequence GTGGCAAGAGAGAGAATAGAAGGTCTGGTAAGTGTTGTCATTACCAATTTCAATAGGGCTGCTTATATACGTGAATGCTTGGACAGCATCCTCCAGCAAACCTATGAGAATTGGGAGATTGTCCTGATCGATGATGCATCGACAGATCATTCCGTAGAAGTGGCCAGAGAATGGCTGGAAGAGAGTAAAAGTTTTTTTCCAAGAGAGAATCAGGTGCTGATTCATGAGCTCCCTCGCAATATTGGCTTTTCGGGTGCCATCAACGTCGGGCATTACCTGAGCAGAGGCGAGTTCATCGCGATTCAGGACTCGGATGATTTCTCCCATATCCTGCGTCTTTCGCGGCAGGTTGAATACTTGAAAAATCATCCCCAGGTCGATTTGGTCGGTACGAATTACTACGCGTTTTCGTCCGATCAGCCGGAAAATAAGCAGCTTGCTGGATGGATCAAGTACGGCGATGACATTCGCAAAGTATACGGAAACGGGGGACACTGCGTCTGTCACGGAACCTGCATGTTTCGAGGGCGATTGTTTGACCAGATTGGTGGCCCGACACGCCGGATTGAGGGTGCAGAAGACTACGAATTTATCGCCAAAGCTTTGAATGCGAGAGCAGGCGTGAACAATATAGCAGAAGCATTGTATTATTACCGCACCCACGCTGAGCAGCGTTCGGCCCACTATTATCGGAAGAAGGGAGGGTAA
- a CDS encoding glycosyltransferase family 2 protein → MPLSILIPAVHGTAHLPKLIAVCKQLAPLEIIVISKRALEHEAGVRVVLAEAVENLFSWRREAAKHAKGSVLLFLGEEQIETLSGLQRFLFPILYGNAQVVLPQHDLRHRRMTKPRPIHSFSLLVNNLFGRADLREASLLDTPHAITREALSKIGVEQLAQPAEAHKRAVMSGLSITAQTMGTGTEERMFLPQLHGSLLKELSLYEKLVIAEQLDLVSRLPFRGGLSDGGRRRDVAENVGGKNWGMPVMQVGKWPLRRTTLYGGKTVSVIIPALNEAATIQQVIREVLRLEPVEIIVVVNGSIDQTAQLARECGATTVEFPYALGVDTGRAIGASLSKGDILLFVDADTIITAYDLYPFVLACECGVDVALNDVSVFLNQPCVDNVFVACRQALNLALNRKDLGIGSMVTVPFALRREAVAPLGWPILLCPPKAQAAYAQAGVKMELVHQVNSFTSNRLRPEKHFASSGMPPAVEQIAGDHVEALQFLANER, encoded by the coding sequence GTGCCCCTATCCATTCTAATTCCTGCCGTGCATGGGACAGCTCATTTGCCAAAGCTGATTGCGGTATGTAAACAGCTTGCACCTCTGGAGATCATCGTGATTTCGAAAAGGGCACTGGAACATGAAGCAGGTGTGCGCGTCGTTCTTGCAGAGGCAGTCGAGAATCTATTCTCATGGCGGAGAGAGGCTGCCAAGCATGCAAAAGGGAGTGTCCTGCTTTTTCTCGGCGAAGAACAAATCGAAACGCTGTCTGGATTGCAGCGCTTCTTGTTCCCGATTTTATATGGCAATGCACAGGTCGTTTTGCCCCAGCATGATCTGCGACACAGGAGGATGACAAAACCAAGGCCCATCCACAGTTTTTCCCTGCTGGTAAATAACCTCTTCGGTCGCGCTGATCTGCGCGAAGCTTCCTTGCTTGACACACCTCACGCAATAACCAGAGAGGCACTTTCCAAAATCGGAGTGGAACAGTTGGCACAGCCTGCCGAAGCGCACAAGCGGGCGGTCATGAGCGGGCTGTCCATTACCGCGCAAACCATGGGAACAGGGACGGAAGAACGGATGTTTTTGCCACAGCTTCACGGTTCGTTGCTCAAAGAGCTCTCTTTGTATGAAAAGCTGGTGATTGCCGAACAGCTTGATCTCGTCTCGCGTCTTCCTTTTCGCGGCGGACTGTCCGATGGAGGTCGGCGAAGAGATGTAGCAGAGAATGTGGGCGGTAAAAACTGGGGTATGCCTGTGATGCAGGTAGGCAAATGGCCCTTGCGACGAACAACTCTTTACGGTGGGAAGACGGTATCGGTGATCATTCCAGCCCTAAACGAGGCAGCGACGATCCAGCAAGTGATCCGTGAAGTTCTTCGGCTGGAGCCTGTTGAAATTATCGTGGTCGTCAATGGCTCGATTGATCAAACGGCACAGCTTGCCCGTGAATGCGGCGCGACGACCGTAGAGTTCCCTTATGCATTGGGTGTAGATACAGGACGGGCAATTGGAGCAAGTCTGTCGAAAGGCGACATCCTGTTGTTTGTCGATGCGGATACGATTATAACCGCCTATGATCTGTATCCATTTGTTCTCGCATGCGAGTGCGGCGTGGATGTGGCCCTAAATGACGTTTCTGTATTTCTGAATCAACCTTGCGTAGACAATGTCTTTGTGGCTTGTCGCCAAGCTCTCAACTTGGCTTTAAATCGTAAGGATTTGGGGATCGGGTCTATGGTGACCGTCCCCTTTGCCTTACGAAGGGAAGCGGTTGCTCCGCTCGGGTGGCCCATACTGCTCTGCCCGCCAAAAGCCCAAGCAGCATACGCACAAGCAGGTGTAAAGATGGAATTGGTTCATCAGGTGAACAGCTTCACCTCCAACCGACTCCGGCCAGAAAAACACTTCGCCAGCTCTGGAATGCCCCCTGCCGTCGAACAGATTGCGGGTGACCACGTGGAAGCTTTGCAGTTTCTGGCAAATGAGCGGTGA
- a CDS encoding DUF2642 domain-containing protein yields MKIIVNEKELKEYFQGLRRLVWGKDQRDEEVENEKEEAVRCSLRKELYAEEFAAFLQENHSDLRQDSFRKVLLRYLHETVELGTDAGSVTGVLNEVGRDYAEIIESSGTRVLIRFTQINYVHEV; encoded by the coding sequence ATGAAAATAATTGTGAATGAAAAAGAGTTGAAAGAGTATTTTCAAGGGCTGCGACGTCTCGTTTGGGGAAAAGACCAAAGAGACGAAGAAGTCGAAAATGAGAAGGAAGAAGCAGTTCGTTGTTCGCTTCGCAAAGAGCTGTATGCAGAAGAATTCGCCGCGTTTCTGCAAGAAAACCACAGTGATTTGCGACAAGATTCTTTTCGTAAAGTGCTGCTGCGCTATTTGCATGAAACCGTCGAGCTGGGAACAGATGCAGGAAGTGTCACAGGGGTCCTGAACGAGGTTGGCCGGGACTATGCTGAAATCATAGAGTCAAGCGGTACACGTGTGCTGATTCGTTTCACGCAAATTAATTATGTTCATGAGGTGTAA
- a CDS encoding aromatic acid exporter family protein: MGFLKFKIGYRTLKTAIGTAISILIAQQLGLMFASSAGIITILCIQVTVKQSFQTAWNRILASLLGLGIGVCLFSLMGYTPIAILLFILLFLPLAVRFGIQEGFVNSMVVLMHLYSSKRIDGMLLLNEVALLVIGVGVALLVNLYMPSLDKELKGMQVKVEKLFSKILREFCYYLRHGESEWDGKELIETNGVLETAIRLASRDVGNRLGRRNDSYYEYFVMRQKQFELLERMMPIVSSLDNQVAESHRIADFLERISDSVHPGNTAYRFIDQLRVMQEEIKAADLPRTREEFETRASLFYLLREIESYLFIKHELGKNRDEKAQVAKS, from the coding sequence CTGGGCTTTCTCAAGTTTAAAATTGGTTATCGTACGTTAAAAACAGCCATTGGAACGGCTATCTCGATTCTGATCGCCCAGCAGCTAGGCTTGATGTTTGCTTCTTCAGCGGGGATCATTACGATCTTGTGTATTCAGGTAACAGTCAAGCAATCGTTTCAGACAGCGTGGAATCGGATTCTGGCCAGTTTATTGGGTCTGGGAATCGGTGTCTGCCTGTTTTCCCTTATGGGCTATACGCCGATTGCCATTCTCCTTTTCATTTTGCTTTTCTTGCCGCTCGCGGTACGTTTTGGCATTCAGGAAGGCTTCGTCAACAGCATGGTTGTGCTTATGCATCTGTATTCTTCAAAGAGAATCGACGGGATGCTATTGCTAAATGAGGTCGCTTTGCTCGTCATCGGTGTGGGTGTAGCCCTACTGGTCAATCTGTACATGCCGAGCCTGGATAAAGAGCTAAAAGGGATGCAAGTAAAGGTGGAGAAGCTGTTCAGCAAAATCTTGCGGGAGTTCTGCTACTACTTGCGTCACGGGGAAAGTGAGTGGGACGGGAAAGAATTGATCGAAACAAATGGTGTATTGGAAACGGCGATTCGTTTGGCTTCACGAGATGTTGGCAATCGATTGGGCCGTCGTAACGATTCGTACTACGAGTATTTTGTGATGCGGCAAAAGCAGTTCGAGCTACTGGAACGCATGATGCCGATCGTCTCTTCCTTGGACAATCAGGTGGCGGAGAGCCATCGGATCGCAGATTTTCTTGAGCGAATCAGCGACTCGGTACATCCGGGCAATACCGCCTACCGCTTTATCGACCAACTGCGCGTGATGCAAGAGGAGATCAAGGCAGCAGATTTGCCGCGAACGCGAGAGGAATTTGAGACGCGTGCCTCGCTGTTCTACCTCCTTCGGGAAATTGAGAGCTATTTGTTCATCAAGCATGAGCTAGGCAAGAACAGGGACGAAAAGGCACAGGTGGCAAAGAGTTAG
- the hemQ gene encoding hydrogen peroxide-dependent heme synthase, with translation MSANEALLTLEGWYTYHNFRTINWEKWKAASAAERQEALDELNTLIRTWEANEGENQGSTAVYSILGHKADLVFMFLRPTMQELDEIKTAFNKTRFAAYTEAPYSYVSVVELSNYVHNPGEDPKANPHVRDRLYPILPKWEHICFYPMNKKRDLQDNWYMLSMQERQEMMRSHGLIGRSYAGRVKQIIGGSVGFDDWEWGVTLFANDPLEFKHIVYEMRFDEVSARFGEFGNFLVGNVLNVETLAKKLEV, from the coding sequence ATGAGCGCAAACGAAGCGTTGCTTACATTAGAAGGTTGGTATACGTATCATAATTTCCGCACCATCAATTGGGAAAAGTGGAAAGCAGCGTCCGCAGCAGAACGCCAAGAAGCGTTGGACGAGCTGAATACATTGATCCGCACATGGGAAGCGAATGAGGGCGAGAACCAAGGAAGCACGGCTGTGTACTCCATCCTCGGACACAAAGCAGACCTCGTGTTCATGTTCCTGCGTCCAACTATGCAAGAACTCGATGAGATCAAAACAGCGTTCAATAAAACCCGCTTTGCTGCTTATACAGAAGCTCCTTATTCGTATGTATCCGTAGTAGAGCTGAGCAACTATGTACATAACCCAGGCGAAGATCCAAAAGCGAACCCGCATGTGCGCGACCGCCTCTATCCGATCCTGCCAAAATGGGAGCACATTTGCTTCTATCCAATGAACAAAAAACGTGATCTGCAAGACAACTGGTACATGCTCTCCATGCAGGAGCGCCAAGAAATGATGCGCTCCCACGGCTTGATCGGTCGCTCCTACGCTGGCCGCGTGAAGCAAATCATCGGTGGCTCCGTTGGTTTCGACGATTGGGAGTGGGGTGTTACCCTGTTTGCCAACGATCCGCTGGAATTCAAGCATATCGTCTACGAAATGCGCTTTGACGAAGTGAGTGCGCGCTTCGGTGAATTCGGCAACTTCCTTGTAGGAAACGTATTGAACGTAGAAACACTGGCGAAAAAGCTGGAAGTATAA
- the nagB gene encoding glucosamine-6-phosphate deaminase, whose protein sequence is MKLVIVKDYAELSRKAAEMLVSEVKANPKTVFGLATGGTPVGMYRELIKLSQAQSIDFSQASSFNLDEYVGISSTHPQSYRSYMQENLFNHINIPAENTHVPVGNTPDHLAECARYEEAIRLAGGIDIQVLGIGNNGHIGFNEPGSPADSLTRVVQLTDSTIEANARYFDSVDQVPTQAVSMGIKTILGAKKVVLLASGEAKAEAVRLMLEEEPTADVPASLLQLHRDVTVIVDQEAASKLTTSVLAGTKPSGS, encoded by the coding sequence ATGAAGCTCGTGATCGTGAAAGATTACGCGGAGCTCAGCAGAAAAGCTGCTGAAATGCTCGTGAGCGAAGTAAAAGCAAATCCGAAAACCGTCTTTGGTCTTGCAACCGGAGGCACGCCAGTAGGGATGTACCGTGAGCTCATCAAGCTGTCGCAAGCACAGAGCATTGATTTTTCGCAAGCGAGCAGCTTTAATCTGGATGAATACGTCGGAATTTCCTCGACTCATCCGCAAAGCTATCGCTCGTATATGCAAGAAAACTTGTTCAATCACATCAACATTCCTGCGGAGAATACACATGTGCCAGTTGGGAATACGCCAGATCATTTGGCAGAGTGTGCACGCTATGAGGAAGCAATTCGTTTGGCAGGTGGGATCGACATCCAGGTGCTGGGGATCGGCAATAACGGCCATATTGGCTTCAACGAGCCTGGCTCCCCTGCCGATTCATTGACACGCGTCGTCCAACTCACTGACAGCACTATCGAAGCAAATGCCCGCTATTTTGATAGTGTGGATCAGGTGCCGACTCAGGCCGTTTCTATGGGAATCAAGACGATTCTTGGCGCTAAAAAAGTCGTACTTCTCGCAAGTGGAGAGGCAAAGGCAGAGGCAGTGCGATTAATGCTAGAAGAAGAGCCTACGGCAGATGTCCCAGCCTCCTTATTGCAATTGCATAGAGATGTAACCGTTATTGTAGATCAGGAAGCAGCGAGCAAGCTGACCACCTCCGTACTGGCAGGAACCAAACCAAGCGGCAGCTAA
- a CDS encoding MurR/RpiR family transcriptional regulator: MVKQQEELAHPLTATITKTNTLLHIQSLLPSFTKSEQKVAHIVLQQTDSVIYSSVIDLAEKAGVGETTVLRFCRKIGFHGYQEFKLALAQELVNPVKNLHGEVGEDDSLDIITHKVTAANQQAIGDTSALFQIEQLERCVDLLQKANTIHFYGVGTSAVTAQDAKYTFLRIGLRVDAFNESHLQAMAAATLGPGDVAIGLSVSGSTKDTIDSLKVAKQAGATCICLTHYRRSPITNVADITLLTAAQEGPLQGGSLAAKIAQLHVLDVISTTITMRNKEKALLYKERTAKAVLERKY; this comes from the coding sequence ATGGTGAAACAGCAGGAGGAGCTGGCCCATCCATTGACAGCTACCATCACGAAGACAAATACGCTTTTGCATATTCAGAGTCTCCTTCCCTCCTTTACGAAATCGGAGCAAAAGGTTGCCCATATCGTCTTACAGCAGACAGACAGCGTGATTTATTCATCGGTGATTGACCTTGCCGAAAAGGCAGGAGTGGGCGAGACGACCGTTTTGCGATTTTGCAGGAAAATAGGCTTCCATGGCTATCAGGAGTTCAAGCTGGCATTGGCACAGGAATTAGTCAATCCAGTCAAAAACTTGCATGGCGAAGTAGGAGAAGACGATTCTCTGGACATCATCACGCACAAAGTAACCGCAGCCAATCAACAGGCGATCGGGGATACCTCGGCCCTGTTTCAGATCGAACAACTGGAGCGTTGTGTAGACCTTTTGCAAAAAGCAAACACGATCCATTTTTACGGGGTAGGTACGTCAGCGGTAACAGCCCAGGATGCCAAGTACACATTCTTGCGGATCGGGCTTCGCGTGGACGCTTTTAATGAATCGCATCTGCAAGCGATGGCTGCGGCCACTCTGGGACCGGGGGATGTTGCGATCGGTTTGTCTGTATCAGGCAGTACGAAAGACACGATCGATTCATTGAAAGTCGCCAAGCAGGCAGGCGCAACTTGTATTTGCCTGACGCACTATCGACGCTCACCGATTACGAACGTAGCGGACATTACGCTATTGACCGCTGCGCAAGAAGGTCCATTGCAGGGAGGCTCTCTCGCAGCCAAAATTGCGCAGCTGCATGTACTGGATGTCATTAGTACGACAATCACGATGCGCAACAAGGAAAAGGCCCTTTTATATAAAGAAAGAACAGCGAAGGCTGTCCTGGAGAGAAAATATTAA